In one window of Gossypium hirsutum isolate 1008001.06 chromosome A01, Gossypium_hirsutum_v2.1, whole genome shotgun sequence DNA:
- the LOC107960114 gene encoding disease resistance protein SUMM2: MGNIFSIELSLDTIITCCWNCATGQASYICNLENNLHTLKNEVEELKAIRSDLMSKVRIAEDEQQLKRLDQVDLWLSRAETLINDADQLIVQSPQHVEKLCMGGCCSSHPRSTHKFGKQIARILQEVKDQKQKRDFSDVASKPPLPSATERPSEPTVGLELNFNKVWSCLQKEQVGIIGIYGLGGVGKTTLLNQINNKFHDTTHDYHVIWAVASQDRPIERVQDQIAKRIGLSNEGWKSIEEKAEDIFQVLCKKKFALLLDDLWERFDLTRAGVTLPTQENGSKVIFTTRSRDVCCQMQPNMDIRVECLPPEKALKLFEEKVGSETLQMHPDIRKLAKAVAEECAGLPLALITIGRAMASKKSPQEWEYAIEVLRQSTASVLPGVGKEMYPKLKFSYDCLPDEMFRSCFLYCSLYPEDYYIKKDKLVACWIGEGLLDEHTNLSSARNQGHFIIGSLIDACLLEKRPNNDFLKMHDVIRDMALWIAGESENERFFVKSGVRLKEQPKAKKWEEVTRMSLMDNQIENLTEILECPNLQTLFLGRNDLKVIMNDFFISLPMLRVLDLSDNRHLEELPVGIAKLVSLEHLDLSFTRIRKLPVELKTLAKLKYLNLEWTRDLELIPQQLISRFSKLQVLKMVGCGCGCLLVLEEMEHLKYLNVLTLSFRSASELEKASRFNKFFSCAIEHVCLEYFRDSRSLNIMALAKLQHLCTLKVSRCMDLEKVKIERNIIEGAGCFHSLRSVILVKCNHLRDVSWVTFAPHLEGLVILECKGLEEIISEEKLGEVAELKGNSNLFSKLGMLYLFQLPKLKTIYHHALPFPQLEKIIILGCPMLKKLPLNSNSAKGQRLVIEGDKGWWKDVGWEDESTKIAFLPTFKPRIYYEILDIN, from the coding sequence ATGGGTAATATCTTCTCAATCGAACTTTCACTCGATACCATCATTACCTGTTGCTGGAATTGTGCTACTGGACAGGCAAGTTATATATGCAACCTCGAAAATAACCTCCACACTTTAAAAAATGAAGTGGAAGAATTGAAGGCGATCAGGAGTGATCTGATGAGCAAGGTCAGAATTGCTGAAGATGAGCAGCAGCTTAAGCGGCTAGACCAAGTTGATCTTTGGCTTTCGAGGGCTGAAACTTTGATAAACGACGCTGATCAACTAATTGTCCAAAGTCCTCAGCATGTTGAAAAGTTATGTATGGGAGGTTGTTGTTCCAGCCATCCCAGGTCTACCCACAAGTTCGGCAAGCAAATCGCCAGAATACTCCAAGAGGTGAAAGACCAGAAGCAGAAAAGAGATTTCAGTGATGTGGCCAGCAAGCCACCACTTCCTTCAGCAACTGAAAGACCTAGTGAGCCAACTGTGGGTTTAGAGTTGAATTTCAACAAGGTTTGGAGCTGCCTTCAAAAGGAACAAGTGGGAATTATTGGCATATATGGCTTAGGAGGGGTTGGCAAGACAACCCTCCTAAACCAAATCAATAACAAATTCCATGATACTACCCATGATTACCATGTCATTTGGGCAGTTGCATCACAAGATCGGCCAATTGAGAGAGTCCAGGATCAAATTGCCAAAAGAATAGGCCTTTCTAATGAAGGTTGGAAATCTATTGAAGAGAAAGCTGAAGACATCTTCCAGGTATTATGTAAAAAGAAGTTTGCATTATTGTTGGATGATTTATGGGAACGGTTTGATCTCACAAGAGCTGGGGTAACTCTTCCAACACAAGAAAATGGCTCTAAAGTCATTTTCACAACTCGTAGTCGTGACGTGTGTTGTCAAATGCAACCGAACATGGATATCAGAGTGGAATGTTTACCACCAGAAAAAGCTTTGAAACTGTTCGAGGAGAAGGTTGGGTCAGAAACCCTTCAAATGCATCCAGATATTCGCAAGTTAGCTAAAGCGGTGGCTGAAGAGTGTGCAGGGCTACCTCTCGCTCTCATTACAATTGGGCGAGCCATGGCATCCAAGAAGTCCCCTCAAGAATGGGAATATGCTATTGAAGTTTTAAGGCAATCAACAGCCTCTGTGTTGCCAGGGGTAGGGAAAGAGATGTATCCCAAGTTAAAATTCAGTTATGACTGTTTACCTGATGAAATGTTCAGATCTTGTTTCTTGTATTGTTCTTTATATCCAGAAGATTATTACATCAAAAAAGACAAACTAGTAGCTTGTTGGATCGGGGAAGGACTTTTGGACGAACATACCAATTTGAGCAGTGCCAGAAACCAGGGACATTTCATTATAGGTTCTCTTATTGACGCATGCTTATTGGAGAAAAGACctaataatgattttttaaagatGCACGATGTGATTCGTGACATGGCTTTGTGGATTGCTGGTGAATCTGAGAACGAGAGGTTTTTTGTAAAATCAGGTGTTCGGTTAAAGGAACAACCGAAAGCTAAAAAGTGGGAAGAGGTAACAAGAATGTCGCTGATGGATAATCAAATTGAAAATCTAACTGAGATATTGGAATGTCCCAATCTCCAAACCTTGTTTCTTGGCAGGAATGATTTGAAGGTAATCATGAatgatttctttatttctttgccGATGCTAAGGGTTCTGGACTTGTCCGATAATAGGCATTTGGAAGAATTGCCGGTTGGAATTGCAAAGTTGGTTTCACTAGAACATCTCGATTTGTCATTTACAAGAATAAGAAAGTTGCCAGTCGAATTGAAGACCCTAGCAAAGCTGAAATATTTGAATCTGGAGTGGACACGCGATCTAGAACTGATCCCACAACAATTGATATCCAGATTCTCCAAGTTGCAAGTACTGAAAATGGTGGGATGTGGCTGTGGATGTTTATTGGTTTTGGAGGAAATGGagcatttaaaatatttgaatgtgTTGACTCTTAGTTTTAGAAGCGCTTCGGAGTTGGAAAAAGCTTCGAGGTTCAACAAGTTCTTTAGTTGTGCCATTGAACATGTATGCCTTGAGTATTTCAGAGATTCTAGATCATTGAATATTATGGCTTTAGCAAAACTGCAGCATCTATGTACTTTAAAAGTCTCGAGGTGTATGGATCTAGAGAAAGTGAAGATCGAACGTAACATAATTGAAGGTGCAGGATGCTTCCATAGCCTTCGATCTGTAATCCTAGTCAAATGCAATCATTTGAGGGATGTGAGTTGGGTAACTTTTGCTCCACATTTGGAAGGACTAGTTATATTGGAATGCAAAGGTTTAGAAGAAATCATCAGTGAAGAAAAACTTGGTGAAGTCGCTGAGCTAAAAGGAAATTCAAACTTATTTTCTAAGCTCGGGATGTTGTATCTATTTCAGCTGCCCAAACTAAAGACTATATACCATCATGCTCTGCCTTTCCCACAGCTGGAGAAAATCATAATTCTCGGATGCCCAATGTTGAAGAAGCTCCCACTAAACTCCAATAGTGCAAAAGGACAGAGGCTGGTCATTGAAGGAGATAAGGGATGGTGGAAAGATGTAGGATGGGAGGATGAATCCACTAAAATTGCTTTTCTCCCTACTTTCAAACCTCGTATATACTACGAAATTTTGGATATTAATTAA
- the LOC107960115 gene encoding RNA polymerase II subunit 5-mediating protein homolog codes for MGKSEVKGTVTSLSSMFPAEETQKAAKMVEEKLSEKQNEMNQLKEFIADNTSLINLVQKLPDELHHDIMVPFGKAAFFPGRLIHTNEFLVLLGESYYTERTAKQTVEILKRRGKSLESKVDALKAVMQDLKAEASFFDSTASEAAEGLVEIREYEEDNSTKWASQSGSLELETPSVAEADNKMGASEDDDYARIMSRLEELEKEELAAEDNEENLEDEDEDANAVESDSNEDELTKAAEGDGDEDELTKPAFHRKKDEGYSYLDHGQRYSESPRKQLQQFNDKEPIEEMSNKYKHQDLTNQFASTGLTEEPVTKGEISHGRIIQEDTKTLSPSINASAPFEKKSVQTSKSEFDSSKAFTGSIVEHTQNLDKSSVGTNTTSLQSSGSQPSKPVSRFKMQRK; via the exons atggggAAATCGGAAGTAAAAGGAACGGTGACGTCGCTGTCTTCAATGTTCCCGGCGGAGGAGACTCAGAAGGCGGCGAAGATGGTGGAGGAGAAGTTATCGGAGAAGCAGAACGAAATGAATCAATTAAAAGAATTCATCGCCGATAACACTTCCCTCATCAACCTCGTTCAAAAACTCCCCGACGAACTCCACCACGATATCATG GTTCCGTTTGGGAAAGCGGCGTTTTTTCCTGGTCGTTTGATTCATACGAATGAGTTTCTG GTTTTACTGGGAGAAAGTTATTATACTGAAAGAACAGCTAAACAAACTGTTGAAATCCTAAAGAGGAGAGGGAAATCATTGGAGTCTAAAGTGGACGCATTGAAGGCCGTAATGCAGGATCTTAAAGCTGAGGCTTCTTTTTTTGATTCCACTGCTTCTGAAGCTGCT GAGGGTCTTGTGGAGATTAGAGAGTATGAGGAGGATAATTCTACCAAATGGGCGTCTCAATCAG GTTCACTGGAACTTGAAACTCCTAGTGTGGCTGAAGCAGACAATAAAATGGGTGCATCTGAGGATGATGATTATGCTCGTATAATGTCAAGGTTGGAAGAACTTGAGAAAGAAGAACTTGCAGCTGAAGATAATGAGGAGAAtcttgaagatgaagatgaagatgctAATGCAGTTGAAAGTGACAGCAATGAAGATGAATTGACTAAAGCTGCTGAAGGTGATGGTGATGAAGATGAGCTGACTAAACCTGCTTTTCATAGAAAAAAGGATGAAGGTTACAGTTATCTTGATCATGGTCAAAGATATTCAGAG TCTCCAAGGAAACAACTACAGCAGTTCAACGATAAAGAACCAATTGAAGAGATGTCCAATAAATATAAGCATCAAGATTTAACTAATCAGTTCGCT TCTACTGGATTGACAGAGGAACCTGTTACCAAAG GTGAAATTTCACATGGTCGAATCATACAAGAAGACACAAAAACTTTAAGTCCTTCCATAAATGCCTCTGCTCCTTTCGAGAAG AAATCTGTCCAGACCTCAAAATCAGAATTTGATAGTTCCAAG GCTTTTACGGGTTCTATAGTTGAGCATACTCAGAATTTGGATAAAAGTTCAGTGGGAACAAATACGACTTCATTACAG TCATCTGGTTCGCAGCCTTCGAAGCCGGTGTCTAGATTCAAAATGCAAAGGAAGTAG
- the LOC107961059 gene encoding NAC domain-containing protein 83, whose product MSTVRSQLQIPIGFRFLPTKEEILCDYLKPIIKGYPIHSGVMMIYGANREPWNIFDQDSAEALWVITKLKKRSKSRIERTAGDGCWLQQYVKEVKNEDGGEVIGFDKYFTFTSKKSEKSNGQWIMHEYSLKDQEAASAGLSDSVICEIKNKDAAVVSSDYEESEGEIKENKKRKLMEVPSDSTNDVAIVPEENQTFDYMAPEVGCFSPSPPFSACLNQQPNPWTLAGVDGNLGVPDYNSHDLLPA is encoded by the coding sequence ATGTCAACTGTTAGATCGCAGCTTCAGATTCCTATAGGGTTTCGATTTCTTCCCACCAAAGAAGAAATCCTTTGTGATTACCTTAAACCAATCATCAAGGGCTATCCCATACATTCTGGTGTGATGATGATTTATGGTGCAAATCGCGAGCCTTGGAATATTTTCGACCAAGATTCGGCAGAGGCTCTCTGGGTTATCACGAAGTTGAAGAAAAGGAGCAAATCAAGAATCGAAAGAACCGCGGGAGATGGATGTTGGCTCCAACAATATGTCAAAGAAGTGAAGAACGAGGACGGCGGCGAAGTCATAGGGTTTGATAAATACTTCACATTCACCAGCAAGAAAAGCGAGAAATCAAATGGTCAATGGATTATGCATGAGTACTCTCTGAAAGACCAAGAAGCTGCTAGTGCTGGTTTGAGTGATTCCGTTATCTGTGAGATTAAGAATAAGGATGCTGCCGTCGTGAGCTCGGATTACGAAGAAAGTGAAGGAGAAATCAAGGAGAACAAGAAACGTAAGTTGATGGAGGTGCCGTCGGATTCAACAAATGATGTTGCTATCGTGCCCGAGGAGAATCAAACATTTGATTATATGGCTCCAGAAGTAGGATGCTTCTCACCGTCACCTCCCTTCTCTGCATGTTTAAACCAGCAACCAAACCCTTGGACGTTAGCAGGTGTTGACGGCAATCTTGGAGTGCCTGATTATAATTCTCACGATCTGCTACCTGCCTAA
- the LOC107960116 gene encoding leucine-rich repeat extensin-like protein 4: MASTLYCSFVISHTLLLFLLHLSSSSAATHHHHHHHHHHRSLSPNPKLQQAYTALQAFKKVIYSDPNNITTNWVGPDVCKYTGVYCAPHPHDKTIKVVAGIDLNGDDIAGYLPDELGLLTDLALIHLNSNRFCGIVPQTLSNLSHLVELDLSNNRFVGPFPTVVLSLPSLKYLDIRYNEFEGSLPAQLFAKDLDAIFVNNNRFSNVIPNNFVASSASVVVFANNKLGGCLPPSIANFANTLEELLLINTSLSGCLPPEVGYLYKLKVLDVSNNNLVGPIPYSIAGLAHLEILNLAHNMMSGIVPSGVCVLPNLKNFTFSYNFFCEEEGICGNLSSNGVAFDDRRNCLPEKPRQRSEKVCEAALEHPVECLDYHCGGGGDGSIAIPPAMVPVATPMLSPFMAPGHA, encoded by the coding sequence ATGGCTTCAACTTTGTATTGTTCATTCGTCATTTCCCATACCTTGCTCCTCTTTCTACTCCACCTCTCTTCCTCCTCCGCCGCTactcaccaccaccaccaccaccaccaccaccaccgttCACTGTCTCCAAACCCAAAGCTCCAACAAGCTTACACAGCTCTCCAGGCTTTCAAAAAAGTCATCTACTCCGACCCAAACAATATCACCACAAACTGGGTTGGCCCCGACGTATGCAAATACACAGGCGTGTACTGTGCACCACACCCTCACGACAAAACCATCAAAGTCGTCGCCGGTATTGACCTAAACGGAGACGACATCGCCGGTTACCTCCCCGATGAACTCGGTCTTCTCACCGATCTTGCTCTTATCCACCTCAACAGCAACCGCTTCTGTGGCATCGTCCCACAAACGTTATCCAATCTCTCTCACTTAGTCGAACTCGATTTAAGTAACAACCGATTCGTCGGCCCTTTTCCAACGGTCGTCCTTTCTTTACCGTCACTTAAGTATCTCGATATCCGTTACAACGAGTTCGAAGGGTCATTACCTGCTCAACTATTCGCTAAAGACCTCGACGCCATCTTCGTAAACAACAACCGGTTCTCTAACGTGATACCGAACAATTTCGTCGCTAGCTCGGCTTCCGTTGTCGTCTTCGCCAATAACAAACTCGGCGGTTGTTTGCCGCCGAGCATTGCAAACTTCGCCAACACGTTAGAAGAGCTTTTATTGATTAACACCAGCTTGTCGGGTTGCTTACCGCCGGAAGTGGGTTACCTTTATAAACTAAAAGTATTGGATGTTAGTAATAATAATTTGGTCGGTCCAATACCTTATAGTATTGCTGGGTTAGCTCATTTGGAGATATTAAACTTAGCTCATAACATGATGAGTGGGATTGTTCCTTCGGGTGTTTGTGTTTTGCCTAATTTGAAGAATTTCACGTTTTCTTACAACtttttttgtgaagaagaagggaTTTGTGGGAATTTGAGTTCGAATGGTGTGGCTTTTGATGATCGCCGGAATTGTTTGCCGGAAAAGCCGAGGCAAAGAAGTGAGAAAGTGTGTGAAGCAGCGCTTGAACATCCGGTGGAATGTTTGGATTACCATTGTGGCGGCGGCGGTGATGGTTCGATTGCGATTCCTCCGGCTATGGTACCGGTGGCTACACCGATGTTATCACCTTTTATGGCTCCGGGACATGCATAA